Proteins from a genomic interval of Diaphorobacter sp. HDW4A:
- a CDS encoding SURF1 family protein has protein sequence MAVTASLGRWQLSRAAQKEALQQAMDQRMAEPPLGAAQFLVQLRDLPADVQRAGPENDPLLHRQVKLTGHWIVDKTVYLDNRQMHGRQGFFVMTPLRLSDAVAPPQQSSVVMVQRGWVPRNFEDRARLPEIRTPEGEVQILGRVAARPARLYEFDTSGNSARASAIRQNLDLVTFGAETGLPLLPLSVVQTAGDANDGLLRDWPAVDSGVDKHYGYAFQWFGLCALVAILYVWFQLIRRFFRPRSQPSA, from the coding sequence ATGGCGGTGACGGCCTCGCTCGGGCGTTGGCAGCTTTCGCGTGCGGCGCAGAAAGAAGCGTTGCAGCAGGCGATGGACCAGCGCATGGCCGAGCCGCCGCTCGGCGCTGCGCAGTTTCTCGTGCAACTTCGCGACCTGCCTGCTGACGTGCAAAGAGCGGGTCCGGAAAACGATCCACTGCTGCACCGGCAGGTAAAGCTCACGGGCCACTGGATTGTTGACAAGACCGTGTATCTGGACAATCGGCAGATGCACGGGCGTCAGGGTTTTTTTGTGATGACGCCGCTGCGATTGAGTGACGCGGTCGCGCCGCCGCAGCAGTCGTCCGTCGTGATGGTGCAGCGGGGCTGGGTGCCGCGCAATTTCGAAGACCGCGCGCGGCTGCCGGAGATCCGCACGCCCGAGGGCGAGGTGCAGATTCTGGGCCGTGTGGCGGCACGACCGGCGCGGCTCTATGAATTCGACACATCCGGAAACAGCGCAAGGGCTTCCGCGATCCGGCAAAATCTGGACTTGGTCACCTTTGGGGCCGAGACAGGTCTCCCACTGTTGCCGTTGTCTGTCGTGCAGACGGCGGGCGACGCAAACGACGGCCTGCTGCGTGATTGGCCGGCCGTTGATTCCGGTGTCGACAAGCATTACGGTTACGCATTCCAATGGTTCGGGCTTTGCGCCCTGGTGGCAATCCTCTATGTCTGGTTCCAACTCATCCGACGCTTCTTTCGCCCACGCAGCCAGCCGTCCGCCTGA
- a CDS encoding twin transmembrane helix small protein, translated as MKSILVALAFLAILASLGSALFFMMRGKGDDRTRSKRMAWALTARIALSVVLFLCVLIAWKLGYIQPTGLPVKAQ; from the coding sequence ATGAAATCCATCCTCGTCGCCCTCGCGTTCCTGGCCATCCTCGCCAGTCTGGGCTCCGCGCTCTTCTTCATGATGCGCGGAAAAGGCGACGACCGTACCCGCAGCAAACGCATGGCCTGGGCCCTCACCGCACGCATAGCGCTCTCAGTCGTACTGTTCCTCTGCGTGCTGATCGCCTGGAAGCTCGGATACATCCAGCCCACAGGCCTTCCGGTCAAAGCGCAATAA
- a CDS encoding heme A synthase has translation MSLNASDMQPLYDFAPVLELMAFGLVIALAPITCVWLRNRHHTPVRKLQALTVLTLFLTFDLVLFGAFTRLTDSGLGCPDWPGCYGSSSPVGAMAEITAAQTAMPTGPVTHGKAWVEMIHRYLATTVGVLIIVLTVGAWWQRHQAKKQRAPEPALSPWWPTFTLFWVCLQGAFGAWTVTMKLFPAIVTLHLIGGSVLLILLCVQAVHKTLSSKHLLPVEVPRGIYIAMAVTGLLVILQTLLGGWVSTNYAVLACTTFPTCQGSWWPAMDFSQGFQIWRELGLLKDGSHISFQALTAIHYVHRLAAYIVLAALIALAWRMHRAQVLRDQMRWLGGLTLLQFLTGLSNVVLDWPLVAAVLHTGGAAALLVVLTWGLAASRPTSLVTVSAKADQNKVRTSTTKVSV, from the coding sequence ATGAGCTTGAACGCGAGCGACATGCAACCGCTCTATGATTTTGCTCCGGTGCTGGAGTTGATGGCCTTTGGTCTGGTGATCGCGCTTGCGCCCATCACTTGTGTGTGGCTGCGCAACCGTCACCATACGCCCGTGCGCAAGTTGCAGGCGCTGACTGTGCTCACGCTGTTCCTCACTTTCGATCTGGTGTTGTTCGGTGCATTCACGCGCCTTACCGATTCGGGCCTTGGCTGCCCCGACTGGCCGGGCTGCTATGGCAGCTCCAGCCCCGTGGGCGCGATGGCGGAAATCACCGCTGCGCAGACCGCCATGCCCACAGGCCCCGTCACGCACGGCAAGGCTTGGGTGGAGATGATCCACCGCTATCTTGCGACGACAGTCGGAGTGCTCATCATCGTGTTGACCGTGGGTGCTTGGTGGCAGCGCCATCAGGCCAAGAAGCAGAGGGCACCCGAGCCCGCTCTTAGTCCGTGGTGGCCCACGTTCACGCTGTTCTGGGTGTGCCTGCAGGGCGCGTTCGGCGCGTGGACGGTGACGATGAAACTCTTTCCCGCCATCGTCACGCTGCACCTCATCGGTGGCTCTGTGCTGCTGATCCTGCTGTGCGTGCAGGCCGTGCACAAGACGCTGAGCAGCAAGCACCTGTTGCCTGTTGAAGTCCCTCGCGGCATCTACATCGCCATGGCCGTCACCGGCCTGCTCGTGATCCTGCAGACGTTGCTCGGCGGCTGGGTGAGCACCAATTACGCCGTGCTCGCCTGCACCACCTTCCCCACTTGCCAGGGCAGCTGGTGGCCTGCAATGGACTTCTCGCAGGGCTTCCAGATCTGGCGTGAACTCGGCCTGCTCAAAGATGGCAGCCACATCAGTTTTCAGGCGCTGACTGCGATCCACTATGTGCATCGTCTGGCCGCCTACATCGTGCTGGCCGCGTTGATCGCACTGGCCTGGCGCATGCATCGCGCACAGGTGTTGCGTGATCAAATGCGCTGGCTCGGCGGGCTCACGCTGCTGCAGTTTCTCACGGGCCTGTCGAACGTTGTTCTCGACTGGCCACTGGTCGCCGCCGTGCTCCACACGGGCGGCGCGGCTGCATTGCTGGTGGTGCTGACCTGGGGGCTGGCCGCAAGCCGCCCAACGAGCTTGGTCACCGTCTCCGCCAAAGCTGACCAGAACAAG